The following proteins are co-located in the Maridesulfovibrio sp. genome:
- a CDS encoding patatin-like phospholipase family protein: protein MEKNSKPDSIENESATEEQEKAPKAPERPSVALIIGSEGIKSFCALPFIEFLQEEKVTLDLVIGVSGGALLAGFMGAGYDLKQIQEVFSKTVDPRFYTDVDYNSVLEIASTGMGRFTAESGILKTDCLRRTYETLFKKTDISDLSPKTLIATTDLETGKPVILDKGNLAQAIYASSAIYPLMPPGNVDGKRLIDGAFSSPVPVMECVKRQIDIIIAIYFDDACNPEPDSFVSSYFNTSRIFKRSILTSQLPLSIDMHHYEIIPVYIKHPRPIELWEVKKLTEIVHAGKVAFTNKKSEFKEAVSEFKTKMKLREAERQKKEAELKLEQERAAAEEKKHEEALERMKQGTSAAKEPEQPRTEESPKKRTFKIVKTHKDRRGSGV, encoded by the coding sequence ATGGAGAAGAACAGTAAACCCGATTCTATCGAAAACGAAAGTGCAACAGAAGAACAGGAAAAGGCTCCTAAAGCCCCTGAACGTCCTTCCGTCGCTTTAATTATCGGTTCGGAAGGTATAAAATCCTTCTGCGCACTGCCTTTCATAGAATTTCTGCAGGAAGAAAAGGTAACTCTTGACCTTGTCATCGGGGTCAGCGGCGGTGCACTGCTGGCTGGATTCATGGGGGCAGGATATGATCTCAAGCAGATTCAGGAAGTCTTTTCCAAAACCGTAGACCCGCGTTTTTATACCGACGTAGACTATAATTCAGTACTTGAAATAGCCAGCACCGGCATGGGCAGATTCACTGCCGAATCCGGCATCCTTAAAACAGACTGTCTACGCCGGACCTATGAAACCCTGTTCAAAAAAACCGACATTTCCGATCTCTCTCCCAAAACCCTGATTGCCACCACCGACCTTGAAACCGGAAAACCGGTTATCCTTGATAAAGGCAACCTTGCACAGGCCATTTATGCCAGCAGCGCCATATACCCGCTCATGCCCCCGGGAAATGTTGACGGCAAGCGCCTCATCGACGGTGCTTTTTCTTCTCCGGTTCCGGTAATGGAATGCGTTAAGCGGCAGATAGATATCATTATCGCCATCTACTTTGACGATGCCTGCAACCCTGAACCGGACAGCTTTGTCTCAAGCTACTTCAACACCTCACGCATCTTCAAACGATCCATTCTCACCAGCCAGCTTCCTCTTTCCATCGATATGCACCACTATGAAATCATTCCGGTCTACATCAAACATCCCCGGCCCATCGAACTATGGGAAGTAAAGAAACTCACTGAAATCGTTCATGCAGGCAAAGTCGCCTTCACCAATAAAAAATCAGAATTCAAGGAAGCTGTCTCAGAATTTAAAACCAAGATGAAACTGCGCGAAGCAGAACGGCAAAAGAAAGAGGCGGAACTTAAACTGGAACAGGAAAGGGCTGCTGCTGAAGAGAAAAAACATGAAGAGGCCTTGGAAAGAATGAAACAAGGAACTTCTGCAGCGAAAGAGCCGGAGCAACCTAGGACTGAAGAATCTCCCAAAAAACGTACATTTAAAATAGTCAAAACACACAAAGACCGTAGGGGGAGCGGTGTATGA
- a CDS encoding DUF1614 domain-containing protein, with protein MRGPMFSLPTVFFLGVIFFVLIFFLFIFVQVGLVTVAFSKLGLTAGQGFLLLIATLFGSGVNIPVFRSERLVPDVRIRRVRMFNPYSPMDVQREAATLTNQVVAVNLGGCVIPVLLSLSLLSRSGFDFPILLCVALVSAATYALARPIPGVGIGIPVLIPPLITALAALIFVQGEMAPIAAYVAGSLGTLIGADLLHLATPATRRVLDAPVVSIGGAGTFDGIFITGILAVLLA; from the coding sequence ATGCGCGGCCCCATGTTTTCACTGCCCACAGTATTTTTTCTGGGCGTCATTTTTTTTGTCCTCATATTCTTTTTGTTTATATTTGTACAGGTTGGTCTCGTTACCGTGGCTTTCTCGAAGCTGGGGCTGACTGCGGGACAGGGGTTTCTGCTGCTGATAGCCACTTTGTTCGGGAGCGGAGTTAATATTCCGGTATTCCGTTCAGAAAGGCTTGTCCCTGATGTGCGTATCAGACGGGTTCGTATGTTTAATCCCTATTCTCCCATGGACGTTCAGCGTGAAGCCGCAACCCTGACCAATCAGGTGGTCGCAGTTAATTTGGGCGGTTGTGTTATTCCGGTTCTGCTGTCCTTGTCTTTGCTCAGCAGGTCCGGTTTTGATTTTCCCATCCTGCTTTGTGTGGCATTGGTGAGTGCGGCAACTTATGCCCTTGCCCGGCCCATTCCCGGTGTCGGGATCGGTATCCCGGTGCTTATCCCGCCATTAATTACCGCACTTGCGGCCTTGATCTTTGTTCAGGGTGAAATGGCACCTATAGCGGCTTATGTTGCGGGAAGTCTCGGTACCCTGATAGGTGCGGACTTGCTGCACCTGGCTACTCCGGCCACCCGGCGGGTGCTTGATGCACCTGTTGTTTCCATCGGCGGGGCCGGTACTTTTGACGGAATTTTTATTACCGGGATTCTGGCTGTATTGCTGGCCTGA
- a CDS encoding ABC transporter substrate-binding protein: MKIFVLLLAIICMPVPLHAGEIVLGAMFGLRGSQAPTAQEALNGALLAVQKINKSKSDIKIRIEVETSTGETTGILDGANKLAQSKGIVAATGIIDDNAALTAGPAFQAVQLPFLCTGAQADALSHMGSNIFSLAVPDIKTGQLLAEFTSNTMQVSNIMLIRSDLADSTARQADSYARRFKRNGGKIMAEIRITELDPDLSFISTKLQELTPPQPTNSTVINDTVGVNDFVDSAAGITIQKRETDPAKPQVETVVIFAPANIAAKILGQLQQSGQTYSILGGTSFDTVPMQQPMQDYPSTVYFAAQAAMDSEAPLVRSFVESYKGLFGNPPRTGYAALGFDSIMLLAATAQNHGTTATAVRNGLVQIKDFEGVSGKISFQGNGAEKPLYVMQFESGQKSMATILK, translated from the coding sequence ATGAAAATTTTCGTATTGCTGCTGGCTATAATCTGCATGCCCGTTCCGCTGCATGCCGGAGAAATCGTACTGGGCGCTATGTTCGGGCTCCGGGGCAGTCAAGCTCCAACCGCTCAGGAAGCCTTGAACGGAGCACTGCTGGCGGTGCAAAAAATCAATAAATCCAAAAGCGATATTAAAATAAGAATCGAAGTTGAAACCTCCACAGGAGAAACAACAGGAATTCTTGACGGTGCAAATAAATTGGCCCAATCCAAAGGAATCGTTGCCGCTACCGGGATAATTGATGACAATGCAGCCCTCACCGCCGGACCGGCATTTCAAGCCGTCCAACTTCCATTTTTATGTACCGGTGCACAGGCAGACGCGCTCTCGCATATGGGCTCAAATATTTTCAGCCTTGCCGTTCCCGACATCAAAACAGGTCAGCTGCTGGCAGAGTTCACCAGCAATACAATGCAAGTCAGCAACATCATGCTGATCCGTTCTGACCTTGCTGACAGCACCGCCCGTCAGGCAGACAGTTACGCCCGTCGCTTCAAACGCAACGGCGGTAAAATTATGGCAGAGATACGCATTACCGAACTGGACCCGGATTTGTCTTTCATCAGCACAAAACTGCAAGAACTGACTCCCCCGCAACCAACGAACAGCACGGTGATAAATGACACCGTTGGGGTTAACGACTTTGTGGACAGCGCAGCAGGCATTACTATCCAGAAACGGGAAACTGATCCAGCCAAACCACAAGTGGAAACAGTTGTAATCTTCGCCCCGGCCAATATTGCCGCGAAAATACTTGGACAACTGCAACAAAGCGGACAGACTTATTCCATACTCGGAGGGACATCGTTCGATACTGTTCCCATGCAGCAGCCCATGCAGGATTATCCCTCAACCGTCTATTTTGCAGCTCAGGCGGCCATGGATAGTGAAGCACCGTTGGTACGTTCTTTTGTTGAGTCTTACAAAGGACTGTTCGGCAATCCTCCCCGGACAGGCTACGCAGCCCTGGGATTCGATTCAATCATGCTTCTCGCTGCAACCGCACAAAATCATGGCACCACCGCCACAGCAGTTCGCAATGGACTTGTCCAGATTAAGGACTTTGAAGGAGTAAGTGGCAAAATATCATTTCAAGGCAATGGAGCGGAAAAACCACTTTATGTGATGCAATTCGAGTCTGGTCAAAAATCCATGGCGACAATACTCAAATAA
- a CDS encoding PilZ domain-containing protein, producing the protein MGKDNTDNKPGLMGKLKTKLDRMLGRSSDESLDIEFKPQKNIPAARGAFRIDVDNMHVICRVPRVKCRILDISASGIGFVSSKEFQVGTIIDAVLLWSGKPVLKNVKLKIARRTPKIVGCEFIELERSQDKVISKIVLAAQKRLIEKKHSGKHPDTTEEEMAKEIEAQKKRGVTPASKKKIKL; encoded by the coding sequence ATGGGGAAGGATAATACAGACAACAAACCCGGACTGATGGGCAAGCTTAAAACCAAGCTGGACCGCATGCTTGGCCGAAGTTCAGACGAATCGCTGGACATTGAATTCAAACCGCAAAAAAATATCCCCGCTGCACGTGGAGCCTTCAGGATTGACGTGGACAACATGCATGTCATTTGCCGTGTACCAAGAGTCAAATGCCGCATACTGGACATCAGCGCCAGCGGTATCGGTTTTGTCAGCAGCAAAGAATTTCAAGTTGGAACGATCATAGATGCAGTACTGCTCTGGTCCGGAAAACCTGTTCTAAAAAACGTAAAGCTTAAAATAGCCAGAAGAACCCCGAAAATAGTGGGCTGTGAATTTATCGAGCTTGAAAGATCTCAGGACAAAGTAATCAGTAAGATAGTACTTGCCGCCCAGAAACGTTTAATCGAGAAAAAACACTCCGGCAAACATCCTGACACAACAGAAGAAGAAATGGCGAAAGAAATCGAAGCCCAGAAAAAACGCGGTGTCACTCCTGCCTCCAAAAAGAAAATTAAGCTCTAA
- a CDS encoding D-2-hydroxyacid dehydrogenase: protein MKTVILDSYTLNPGDNPWTELEEICELVVYDRTKPEQILERAAEADIILTNKTVLDTDTIKALPKLKFISVLATGYNVVDLDAAAARGIPVSNVPGYSPPSVAQHVFAMILNHANRVALHDQAVKEGQWAQQEDFCFWNAPLIELAGKKMGIVGFGAIGQMVGAIANSFGMDVLAYAPRPKSEPEYTPFHFVSLEELFRQADFVSLHCPLTAENEKFINKKLLSTMKANAYLINTARGPLIDEADLAEALTEGVIAGAALDVVEKEPMLPGNPLSGTPNLTITPHIAWATLEARSRLTEITVANVKAFMQGKAANVVNGV from the coding sequence ATGAAAACAGTTATTCTTGACAGCTATACACTAAATCCCGGAGATAACCCGTGGACAGAACTGGAAGAAATTTGTGAACTGGTCGTATATGACCGCACTAAGCCGGAACAGATCCTTGAAAGAGCCGCTGAAGCGGACATCATCCTGACCAACAAGACTGTACTGGACACGGACACCATCAAGGCTCTACCCAAGCTCAAATTTATTTCAGTACTTGCGACCGGTTACAACGTGGTCGATCTGGATGCGGCCGCAGCCAGAGGCATCCCGGTATCAAATGTCCCGGGATACTCCCCTCCTTCGGTTGCCCAGCATGTTTTTGCCATGATTCTTAATCACGCCAACAGAGTGGCACTGCACGATCAGGCTGTAAAAGAAGGCCAATGGGCGCAGCAGGAAGATTTCTGTTTCTGGAACGCACCGCTCATCGAACTGGCCGGGAAAAAAATGGGCATTGTGGGATTCGGGGCCATCGGCCAGATGGTTGGAGCCATCGCCAATTCTTTCGGCATGGACGTTCTAGCCTATGCACCGAGGCCGAAATCTGAACCGGAATACACCCCGTTTCACTTCGTCTCTCTTGAAGAACTCTTCCGGCAAGCTGATTTCGTATCCCTTCACTGCCCGCTGACCGCTGAAAATGAAAAATTTATCAACAAAAAACTGCTTTCGACCATGAAAGCAAATGCATACTTGATCAACACCGCCCGCGGCCCTCTCATTGACGAAGCAGATTTAGCAGAAGCACTGACAGAAGGAGTTATAGCCGGAGCTGCGCTTGACGTAGTAGAAAAAGAACCAATGCTCCCCGGCAATCCCCTTTCTGGAACGCCTAATTTGACAATTACCCCTCATATTGCATGGGCAACCCTTGAGGCCCGCTCAAGACTTACCGAAATTACCGTGGCTAATGTAAAAGCCTTTATGCAAGGAAAGGCAGCAAATGTAGTTAACGGGGTATAA
- a CDS encoding response regulator — MLNAEKNAVGVKVLDGAVRPLNILLAEDCENNVLLVQLYLKKFPYSIDVAENGSEAFELFQRKEYDVVLMDIEMPVTDGYEATTLMRGFEKEHSREKTPIVAVTAHALPENEDKAYEVGCDYFLTKPVRKADLISAVQKYGAGEV, encoded by the coding sequence ATGCTTAATGCAGAAAAAAATGCTGTCGGTGTAAAAGTTTTGGATGGAGCGGTCAGGCCTTTGAATATTTTACTTGCAGAAGATTGTGAGAACAATGTGCTTCTGGTGCAATTGTACCTGAAGAAGTTTCCGTATTCCATTGATGTGGCTGAAAACGGCAGTGAAGCTTTTGAGTTGTTCCAACGTAAAGAATACGATGTAGTCCTCATGGACATCGAAATGCCTGTAACTGACGGTTACGAGGCTACTACACTTATGCGCGGTTTTGAGAAAGAACACAGCCGGGAAAAGACACCTATTGTAGCTGTTACTGCACATGCTCTGCCGGAAAATGAAGATAAGGCCTATGAAGTTGGTTGTGATTACTTTTTGACCAAACCTGTTCGTAAGGCAGACCTGATCTCAGCTGTCCAGAAATACGGTGCTGGTGAAGTCTGA
- a CDS encoding MogA/MoaB family molybdenum cofactor biosynthesis protein, whose product MLECDFSTTNGAGLGSLIVLGDSGFLPNGCVCAALSGCAKGLRAGMVLESGGVDLLRIMSGFWTSGVPGAKSWIAEIIGELPDGVAPLTIKKEGYSIAYVTLSDKGAAGERKDKAGPLIAEMIKNALPVSIAQGYLIPDECTDLKALLMHLAHVDGYDLIMTTGGTGVGPRDVSPEATLAVIEKRLPGFERAITATGLAKTPHAMISRAVAGTLGESVVVNFPGSPKAVRESLEAVLPALKHTVDKLQGDKTDCAVVS is encoded by the coding sequence GTGCTTGAATGTGATTTTTCTACGACAAATGGAGCAGGTCTCGGAAGTCTAATTGTGTTAGGTGATTCGGGATTCCTGCCGAATGGATGTGTCTGTGCTGCTCTTTCCGGCTGTGCCAAAGGGCTGCGGGCCGGAATGGTGCTTGAAAGCGGTGGAGTCGATCTATTGCGCATTATGTCCGGATTTTGGACTTCCGGTGTTCCGGGAGCAAAATCATGGATTGCCGAGATCATAGGTGAATTGCCTGATGGAGTTGCTCCTTTGACTATAAAAAAAGAAGGCTATTCCATCGCTTACGTTACTTTAAGTGATAAGGGTGCTGCAGGCGAAAGGAAAGACAAAGCCGGACCGCTTATTGCCGAAATGATAAAAAATGCACTTCCGGTTTCCATTGCTCAGGGTTATCTGATCCCTGATGAGTGCACTGACTTGAAAGCATTGCTTATGCATCTGGCCCATGTGGATGGTTATGACCTGATCATGACCACAGGCGGGACAGGTGTAGGGCCGCGTGATGTTTCACCTGAAGCGACCCTTGCGGTAATTGAAAAGAGATTGCCCGGATTCGAAAGGGCCATTACTGCTACCGGATTGGCAAAGACTCCCCATGCCATGATTTCGCGTGCTGTTGCCGGTACGTTGGGGGAAAGTGTTGTAGTTAATTTTCCCGGTAGTCCTAAAGCTGTGCGGGAAAGCCTTGAAGCTGTACTGCCTGCTCTGAAACATACCGTGGATAAGTTACAGGGAGATAAAACCGATTGTGCGGTTGTTTCCTAG
- the rdgC gene encoding recombination-associated protein RdgC produces MPILSASTGITRYRILEEVSDDLIREIPEKLAKFAFKDIDHTAEERSFGWVNMDDMLDDKWAVSPPEKAQYFTFSLRLDTRRIQPAVLKKHFQIALNHELAEAKKEGKNFISRDRKREIKEQVTLKLRARSLPIPAVFDVVWNVPENRVYLAATNSKVMDLFTDHFSDTFELTLEPLTPFFLAMEILGEEAVQKLESLDPTYFVG; encoded by the coding sequence TTGCCAATACTTTCAGCCAGCACAGGAATAACCAGATACAGAATTCTGGAAGAAGTCAGCGATGATCTGATCCGGGAAATACCCGAAAAATTAGCTAAATTCGCATTCAAGGACATCGACCATACCGCTGAAGAACGTTCCTTCGGCTGGGTAAACATGGATGATATGCTTGATGACAAATGGGCTGTATCACCGCCGGAAAAGGCCCAGTACTTCACCTTTTCCCTGCGCCTTGATACCCGCAGAATTCAGCCCGCAGTTCTGAAAAAGCATTTCCAGATCGCGCTGAACCATGAGCTTGCTGAAGCCAAGAAAGAGGGAAAAAATTTCATCTCCCGCGACCGCAAAAGGGAAATCAAGGAACAAGTTACCCTCAAGCTGCGCGCACGCTCCCTGCCCATTCCGGCAGTTTTCGACGTGGTTTGGAACGTACCGGAAAACCGGGTTTACCTTGCTGCCACCAACTCCAAGGTAATGGACCTGTTTACGGACCATTTTTCAGACACTTTCGAACTGACCCTTGAACCGCTGACTCCCTTCTTTCTGGCCATGGAAATCCTCGGCGAAGAGGCTGTACAGAAACTCGAATCGCTCGACCCCACCTACTTTGTAGGATAG
- a CDS encoding lytic murein transglycosylase, with the protein MFRKLAVFFLILFLGSGGIVHAGDSHSWDDLKDKLVADGFNREYVDTVFSASSLKYDSAMMSRKMRALLKRRFEPPAKKVAREKEFDERYVGPIMLAGGYSYLREHYALLQDIDKEYGVAPSVLVALLLVETKLGFTLGDAPAFNNLANMAASPDPLRFFDELGYEKLEEEDMVWLKKRTKKKADWAYRELSALLKFSSENSIVPTEIPGSPYGAFGICQFMPSTAVHYAVDGDKDGRIDLFSREDALYSMASFFKRHGWKNSLSKKKKLKVIYRYNHSMVYARTIYEVSRQLEKIRSTFGPE; encoded by the coding sequence ATGTTCAGGAAACTGGCAGTATTTTTTCTTATTCTTTTTCTGGGAAGTGGCGGCATTGTTCACGCCGGAGATTCGCACAGCTGGGATGATCTTAAAGATAAACTCGTGGCTGACGGATTTAACCGCGAGTATGTGGATACTGTTTTTTCCGCCAGTTCCTTGAAGTATGATTCGGCTATGATGTCTCGAAAGATGCGGGCTTTGCTCAAGCGGAGATTCGAGCCACCGGCAAAGAAAGTTGCCCGGGAAAAGGAGTTTGATGAAAGATATGTCGGCCCGATCATGCTGGCAGGAGGATACTCCTATCTCCGCGAGCATTACGCATTGTTGCAGGATATAGATAAAGAGTACGGTGTAGCGCCGTCTGTGCTGGTAGCCCTCTTGTTGGTCGAGACCAAGCTGGGTTTTACCCTCGGTGATGCTCCGGCCTTTAATAACCTCGCCAACATGGCAGCAAGTCCTGATCCTCTGAGATTTTTTGATGAACTCGGTTACGAAAAGCTGGAAGAAGAAGATATGGTCTGGCTTAAAAAACGAACCAAGAAAAAGGCTGACTGGGCTTATCGGGAACTTTCAGCTTTACTGAAATTCTCTTCGGAAAATTCTATCGTTCCTACTGAAATTCCCGGCTCTCCCTATGGTGCTTTTGGGATTTGCCAGTTTATGCCCAGTACCGCTGTTCATTACGCTGTAGATGGCGATAAAGACGGGCGTATCGATCTTTTCAGCCGTGAGGATGCCCTTTACAGCATGGCAAGTTTTTTTAAACGGCACGGCTGGAAAAATTCCCTGAGCAAGAAAAAGAAGCTCAAAGTGATCTATCGCTACAACCATTCCATGGTCTACGCCCGGACAATTTACGAAGTCTCACGGCAACTCGAAAAAATCCGTTCCACCTTTGGACCTGAGTAA
- the rfbA gene encoding glucose-1-phosphate thymidylyltransferase RfbA encodes MKGIILAGGSGTRLYPLTRVVSKQLLPVYDKPMIYYPLSIHMMSGIRDILIISTPEDLHRFEDLLGDGSNLGINISYKIQPKPEGLAQAFIIGEDFIGNDSVSLILGDNIFYGHDLPHILQKTAELEEGGTVFAYAVKDPKRYGVVEFDKNQTVISIEEKPEIPKSKFAVTGLYFYDNSVIDIAKNIQPSARGELEITDVNNEYLKRGKLNVELLGRGYAWLDMGTHQSLLRAASYVEAVQERQGFMLACLEEIAFRMGYISLADLKDMATDMLKNDYGQYLMEIYNDAKAKS; translated from the coding sequence ATGAAAGGAATTATTCTGGCCGGGGGATCCGGCACAAGACTTTATCCCCTGACAAGAGTGGTCAGTAAACAGCTTCTGCCTGTTTATGACAAACCCATGATCTACTACCCGCTTTCCATCCATATGATGTCGGGCATCCGTGATATCCTGATAATATCCACACCGGAAGACCTGCACAGATTTGAAGACCTTCTCGGTGACGGATCAAATCTGGGGATCAACATTTCATATAAGATCCAGCCTAAACCAGAAGGTTTGGCGCAAGCTTTCATTATTGGTGAAGATTTCATCGGCAATGACAGCGTAAGTCTGATTCTGGGCGACAACATCTTTTACGGGCATGACCTTCCGCACATCCTGCAAAAAACCGCTGAACTTGAGGAAGGCGGAACTGTTTTTGCGTACGCGGTCAAGGACCCAAAACGGTACGGCGTAGTTGAATTCGACAAGAACCAGACCGTAATCAGCATTGAAGAAAAGCCGGAAATCCCCAAATCAAAATTTGCAGTAACCGGACTTTATTTTTACGATAACTCGGTCATTGATATCGCCAAAAACATCCAGCCCTCTGCACGCGGAGAGCTGGAAATCACAGATGTGAACAATGAATACCTCAAACGCGGCAAGCTTAATGTTGAACTTCTCGGCCGAGGGTATGCATGGCTGGACATGGGCACCCACCAATCATTGCTCCGCGCCGCTTCATATGTGGAAGCTGTTCAGGAAAGACAGGGATTCATGCTCGCCTGTCTGGAAGAAATTGCCTTCCGCATGGGCTATATATCACTTGCTGACCTGAAAGACATGGCCACAGATATGCTCAAAAACGACTACGGTCAGTATTTAATGGAAATCTACAACGACGCAAAGGCGAAGAGTTAA
- a CDS encoding arylesterase, which produces MAKITLAAFGDSLTEGYGLPAYSSLPAQLERKLLEEGFHVAINNFGLSGDTSADGLFRLANVIESEPDAAYIEFGANDCFQLMDPEQTKINLSRMVEAFQEAKIPVLLLGFKPMNFTPQSYSSEFKRIFTDVADKFSVPLYPSLTEGIGELPEFYQSDGVHPNSEGVAVMVDKMFSAFKSFLESISG; this is translated from the coding sequence ATGGCTAAAATCACATTGGCAGCATTCGGGGACAGCTTAACCGAAGGTTACGGTCTTCCTGCTTACAGTTCCCTTCCGGCACAGCTTGAACGCAAACTGCTTGAAGAAGGCTTCCATGTGGCAATTAATAATTTCGGCCTGTCCGGGGACACTTCCGCGGACGGGCTATTCCGCCTTGCCAATGTTATTGAAAGTGAACCGGATGCAGCATACATCGAATTCGGTGCAAATGACTGTTTCCAGCTCATGGACCCCGAACAGACCAAAATAAACCTCTCCCGCATGGTCGAAGCTTTTCAGGAAGCAAAAATTCCTGTCCTGCTGCTGGGCTTCAAACCCATGAATTTCACCCCGCAATCCTACTCCTCTGAATTTAAGCGCATCTTCACAGACGTTGCCGATAAATTCAGCGTTCCCCTCTACCCGTCTTTGACCGAAGGGATCGGTGAACTGCCCGAATTCTACCAATCCGACGGAGTACACCCAAACAGCGAAGGTGTAGCGGTAATGGTCGATAAAATGTTCTCGGCATTCAAATCCTTTCTGGAGTCCATCTCCGGGTAA
- a CDS encoding dual CXXC motif small (seleno)protein: MFSGRSLFNKKRDNGPDQDGRCSKCGGDLYTHREURGVFLRCGSCGSKFNVADYSEYIDDDFEEEMANVPMNRL; encoded by the coding sequence ATGTTTAGTGGGCGAAGCCTTTTTAATAAGAAGCGTGACAACGGTCCTGATCAAGATGGGCGTTGCAGCAAGTGTGGCGGAGATCTGTATACCCACCGCGAGTGACGCGGGGTATTTTTGCGCTGCGGGTCTTGCGGCAGTAAATTTAATGTAGCTGATTATTCGGAATACATAGACGACGATTTTGAAGAAGAAATGGCTAATGTGCCCATGAACAGGCTTTAA
- a CDS encoding TolC family protein, whose translation MKRNIPFLLVLIFMLSSVSFAYAQEQGENTLGEAKAPVSMEEAATQVPQAVTDDSVGAEMTLTLEECVKLGLKQNPSIIAARKDLLAAESDVKRQRGAFGGPVTAKYGYTHFNDTPRSGDTPAGYQDQWAFSINVSQPVFKGFELLSKYQKTKLQRASTEASLYNAELTLISNIQTSFLTLLQGRMEVKSKQDSVARLQSQLDVIQAFYQVGLRPRVDVLQAEVELANAEQDLLIAKNSVDSRAARLNTLLNLPIEKKVDYSGELTYLPFSMTLDQCIDKADKGRPDLKIARKAVEISEEDVTIAESGFYPDITADFNYSSDGDDPSVSTNKYNYRNRPDSWNVGANLNWEVFSWGQTYYDTKRAEDNVKKIKAEFDNTRLEASYEIKDQLLSLKAAADRIGVGRKSVEAGREGYRMAMARYQAQVSTNNEVLNAQSRLSDSEAQLIQALSDYQVALAKLYVAMGDMNPSLKTN comes from the coding sequence ATGAAACGCAATATTCCGTTTTTATTAGTTTTGATTTTCATGCTGTCTTCAGTTTCTTTTGCCTATGCGCAGGAACAGGGAGAAAACACTCTCGGTGAAGCTAAAGCACCGGTCTCCATGGAGGAGGCTGCCACACAGGTTCCGCAGGCCGTCACTGACGACTCTGTCGGTGCTGAGATGACACTCACCCTTGAAGAGTGTGTAAAGCTCGGACTGAAACAGAATCCCTCCATTATTGCTGCCCGCAAAGACCTGCTGGCTGCTGAGAGCGATGTCAAGAGACAGCGCGGAGCCTTCGGTGGTCCTGTTACTGCCAAGTACGGCTACACTCACTTTAACGATACACCCCGCTCAGGAGATACTCCTGCCGGCTATCAAGATCAGTGGGCTTTTTCAATTAATGTCAGCCAGCCTGTCTTTAAAGGTTTTGAACTGCTTTCCAAGTACCAGAAAACCAAGCTGCAGCGTGCTTCTACCGAGGCCAGCCTTTACAATGCAGAGCTGACACTCATTAGCAATATTCAGACTTCTTTCCTGACCCTGCTGCAGGGCCGTATGGAAGTTAAAAGTAAGCAGGACTCTGTTGCCCGTCTGCAATCCCAGCTTGATGTTATTCAGGCTTTTTATCAGGTCGGTCTTCGTCCGAGAGTTGATGTTCTGCAGGCTGAAGTTGAACTTGCCAACGCAGAGCAGGATCTGCTTATCGCCAAGAACTCCGTGGATTCAAGGGCTGCCAGATTGAACACATTGCTCAACCTGCCCATCGAGAAAAAAGTGGACTACTCCGGTGAGCTGACTTACCTGCCTTTTTCCATGACTCTTGACCAGTGCATCGATAAAGCTGACAAGGGCCGTCCCGACCTGAAGATTGCCCGTAAGGCTGTCGAAATTTCAGAAGAAGATGTAACCATCGCCGAGAGCGGTTTTTATCCCGATATTACTGCTGACTTTAACTACAGTAGTGACGGCGACGACCCTTCCGTCAGCACCAACAAATACAATTATCGTAACCGTCCCGATTCCTGGAATGTGGGCGCGAACCTGAACTGGGAAGTTTTCAGCTGGGGTCAGACTTACTATGACACCAAGCGCGCTGAAGACAACGTAAAGAAAATCAAGGCCGAGTTTGATAACACCCGTCTTGAAGCTTCCTATGAAATTAAAGACCAACTGCTCAGCCTCAAGGCTGCCGCTGACCGTATCGGTGTTGGACGTAAGTCCGTTGAAGCTGGTCGCGAAGGTTACAGAATGGCCATGGCCCGTTATCAGGCTCAGGTCAGCACCAACAACGAAGTGCTCAACGCCCAGTCTCGCTTGAGTGATAGTGAAGCCCAGTTGATTCAGGCTCTGTCCGACTATCAGGTTGCACTTGCTAAGCTCTACGTTGCGATGGGTGATATGAACCCCTCCCTTAAAACTAATTAA